The genomic region CCAGTGCGGGTCGCTGGGCAGCGGTCCGATCTTCATAGCGCTCTCGACTGCGTCGCGGTAGCCGGTCAATCCGCCCTCGGGCGGCGCGATGATGGTGTCGATGTCGTGTTCGTTCATGACCGCGTCCACTTCCAGCGATTCGATCAGCGGCCGGGCCAACCCAGGGGGCATCGGGGTCACCAGGCCGACCCACAGGCTCGCGATCGTCGGCGTCAGGAACGGGATCGCGATGATGATCCGTTTCCGAAGGCCGGCCACGTCCGCATAGGTCTGCATTGCGTCGCCGTACTCCATCACGTCGGGTCCACCGACATCCCAGGTGCGCGATGTCGGCACCGGCACCGCCGCCGCCTCGGCCAGATAGTGCAGCACATCGTCGATCGCGATCGGCTGGATCTTGTTGTGCACCCACTTCGGGGTCGTCATCGCCGGCAGCCGGTTGGTCAGGTGACGCATCATCTCGAACGACGCCGACCCCGAGCCGATGACGATGCCGGCCTGCAGCACGACCGTCTCGATGCCGGAGTCGATCAGGATGTCGCCGACCGCCGTGCGTGAACGCAGATGCGGGGACAAGTCGGCACCGGACGGATGCAGACCGCCGA from Mycobacterium sp. IDR2000157661 harbors:
- a CDS encoding NAD(P)H-binding protein, giving the protein MADTIRCLVTGATGYIGGRLIPRLLDRGFAVRALARNPDKLSGVEWRDRVEVVKGDLDDVDSLRNAFDGIDVVYYLVHSMGTESNFVEAEARSARNVVEAASQAGVKRIVYLGGLHPSGADLSPHLRSRTAVGDILIDSGIETVVLQAGIVIGSGSASFEMMRHLTNRLPAMTTPKWVHNKIQPIAIDDVLHYLAEAAAVPVPTSRTWDVGGPDVMEYGDAMQTYADVAGLRKRIIIAIPFLTPTIASLWVGLVTPMPPGLARPLIESLEVDAVMNEHDIDTIIAPPEGGLTGYRDAVESAMKIGPLPSDPHWARAGRPAAG